One Pseudomonas entomophila genomic window carries:
- a CDS encoding DUF2167 domain-containing protein, with protein MKHLRQLLAAVLLCATILPAIAASTPASAPTASEQPHQTAEQWLATLKQQHGNITLPGGIASLQLNNEFYYLSPGDTERLLTEGWGNPPGFKTLGMIIPTAVNPLADNGWGVIISYKNDGHISDDDAAKIDYADLLEQMKADDEEDNKERRKQGYAGLTLLGWAEPPSYDQATHKMYWARELKAEDADQTTLNYSIRVLGREGVLELNAVAAMADLQTIKQETPKILAFTNFTDGNRYADYDAKTDKLAPYGLAALVAGGIAAKAGLFAKIGVALLAFKKFIILGLVAIAGFFGKLFKRKRS; from the coding sequence ATGAAACACCTGCGCCAGCTGTTGGCGGCAGTGTTGCTCTGCGCAACTATTTTGCCCGCCATTGCCGCCAGCACTCCCGCGTCTGCGCCAACCGCCAGCGAACAACCGCACCAGACCGCCGAACAGTGGCTGGCCACGCTCAAGCAACAGCACGGCAACATCACCCTGCCCGGCGGTATCGCCAGCCTCCAACTCAACAACGAGTTCTACTACCTGTCGCCGGGCGACACCGAGCGCCTGCTGACCGAAGGCTGGGGCAACCCACCGGGCTTCAAGACCCTTGGCATGATCATCCCGACCGCCGTCAATCCACTGGCGGACAACGGCTGGGGCGTGATCATCAGCTACAAGAACGACGGCCACATTTCCGACGATGACGCAGCCAAGATCGACTACGCCGACCTGCTCGAGCAGATGAAGGCCGATGACGAGGAAGACAACAAGGAGCGTCGCAAGCAAGGCTATGCCGGCCTGACACTGTTGGGCTGGGCCGAACCACCGAGCTACGATCAGGCTACCCACAAGATGTACTGGGCGCGAGAGTTGAAGGCCGAAGACGCCGACCAGACCACCCTGAACTACAGCATCCGCGTGCTGGGCCGCGAAGGCGTGCTGGAGCTCAATGCCGTGGCGGCGATGGCCGACCTGCAGACCATCAAGCAGGAAACGCCAAAGATTCTCGCCTTCACCAACTTCACCGACGGTAACCGCTACGCCGATTACGACGCCAAGACCGACAAGCTGGCGCCATACGGACTGGCCGCCCTGGTCGCCGGTGGCATCGCCGCCAAGGCGGGCCTGTTCGCCAAGATCGGTGTTGCCTTGCTGGCGTTCAAGAAGTTCATCATCCTGGGCTTGGTGGCCATCGCCGGCTTCTTCGGCAAGCTGTTCAAGCGCAAGCGATCCTGA
- the hemA gene encoding glutamyl-tRNA reductase translates to MAFLALGINHKTASVDVRERVAFTPEQLVDALQQLCRLTASREAAILSTCNRSELYIEQDHLAADAVLQWLADYHQLSLDELRASAYIHEEHDAVRHMMRVASGLDSLVLGEPQILGQMKSAYAVAREAGTVGPLLGRLFQATFSAAKQVRTDTAIGENPVSVAFAAVSLAKQIFSDLGRSQALLIGAGETITLVARHLHEQGVRRIVVANRTLERASILAEQFGAHAVLLADIPQELANSDIVISSTASQLPILGKGAVESALKQRRHKPIFMVDIAVPRDIEPQVGELDDVYLYTVDDLHEVVAENLKSRQGAAQAAEELVSAGADDFMVRLRELAAVDVLKAYRQQSERLRDEELQKALRLLGNGGNPEDVLMQLARGLTNKLLHAPSVQLKKLSAEGRLDALAMAQELFALHEGSTDKTPQ, encoded by the coding sequence ATGGCCTTTCTTGCACTTGGTATCAACCATAAGACTGCCTCGGTAGACGTACGCGAGCGCGTGGCGTTTACCCCGGAGCAGCTGGTGGACGCCCTGCAGCAGCTGTGCCGACTGACCGCCAGCCGCGAGGCGGCGATCCTGTCGACCTGCAACCGCAGCGAGCTCTACATCGAGCAGGACCACCTGGCCGCCGACGCCGTGCTGCAGTGGCTGGCCGACTATCACCAGCTGAGCCTCGACGAGCTGCGCGCCAGCGCCTACATCCACGAAGAGCACGACGCGGTCCGGCACATGATGCGCGTGGCCTCGGGCCTCGACTCGCTGGTGCTCGGCGAGCCGCAGATCCTCGGCCAGATGAAGTCGGCCTACGCCGTGGCCCGCGAGGCCGGCACCGTCGGCCCGCTGCTGGGGCGCCTGTTCCAGGCCACCTTCAGCGCCGCCAAGCAGGTGCGCACCGACACCGCCATCGGCGAGAACCCGGTGTCGGTGGCGTTCGCCGCGGTGAGCCTGGCCAAGCAGATCTTCTCCGACCTGGGCCGCAGCCAGGCGCTGCTGATCGGCGCCGGCGAGACCATCACCCTGGTCGCCCGCCACCTGCACGAGCAGGGCGTGCGCCGTATCGTGGTCGCCAACCGCACGTTGGAGCGCGCGAGCATCCTGGCTGAGCAGTTCGGCGCCCATGCGGTGCTGCTGGCGGACATTCCGCAAGAGCTGGCCAACAGCGACATCGTCATCAGTTCCACCGCCAGCCAGCTGCCGATCCTCGGCAAGGGCGCGGTGGAAAGCGCGCTGAAGCAGCGCCGGCACAAGCCGATCTTCATGGTCGACATCGCCGTGCCACGGGATATCGAGCCGCAGGTCGGCGAGCTGGACGACGTCTACCTCTATACCGTCGACGACCTCCACGAAGTGGTGGCGGAAAACCTCAAGAGCCGCCAGGGCGCGGCCCAGGCCGCCGAAGAGCTGGTCTCGGCCGGCGCCGACGACTTCATGGTGCGCCTGCGCGAGCTGGCGGCGGTGGATGTGCTCAAGGCCTATCGCCAGCAAAGCGAGCGCCTGCGCGACGAAGAACTGCAAAAGGCCCTGCGCCTGCTGGGCAACGGCGGCAACCCCGAGGACGTGCTGATGCAGCTGGCCCGGGGCCTGACCAACAAACTCCTGCACGCCCCCAGCGTGCAACTGAAAAAGCTCTCTGCCGAAGGCCGCCTAGATGCGCTGGCCATGGCCCAGGAACTCTTCGCCCTTCACGAGGGCTCGACGGACAAAACCCCGCAATGA